A stretch of DNA from Williamwhitmania taraxaci:
CGCTCAATTTGGGCAGGCACGAAGAGACGCTTTACGGCCTCAAAAATAATCATAACACCAGCCAAGAAAATCAAAATCCCTTCGGTTGATGCAGAAAGTTGCTCGGCCTTTCCATGCCCATAAGGATGGCTTTGATCCTTTGGTTTTAGTGCAATGTAAATGCTAAATAAACTAATAAAACCAGCCGTAACATTCACAATACTCTCCAGGGCATCGGTTAGAACACCAACTGAGTTTGTGAGTTGGTAGGCAATTAATTTGCCTATTAGCAGCAATACAGAAGAAATTGCAATAATGCGCTGTACCTTAAATTTGAGGTGATTAGGCTCTGCCATAGGGAATGAATTGACTCAAGAAGATGAGAGTGTAAAGGTTGTCAATAAATTTGAGAAAAAGGGATAAATGAAACCGATAATGAAACCGATATTTTTGGATGGGCGGTAAATGACATTTCAATGGTCATCCAAGCTACTACTGAAAAAAAAACTAAATATAAATTCGATTACTCGTGCTGGAAACTTGATCTATCTATCAGAAAAAGAAGAACACCTCCTACCCTCTTCTAAACCTGCCCAAAACATCTTTTCGCGAAAGTGAATATATGGCAAGGGCCACCCAAATGCAACCAAAGCTGAGCATATCGATATGCGTGAACCGTTCGTGGTAGAGAAAAATACCGAGGATTAGGCTCAGGCTTGGCGATAGGTATTGAATAAACCCAAGTGTTGAAAGCGGGACTCGCTTGGCGCTCTGCGCAAACAGCAGCAACGGCACTGAGGTAACCACTCCGGTGAGGACAATCAGAATCACCGTTGTCAAAGTGATAGGACTGTAAACGCTGTCGGCACGACTGAACTGAACTAACAGAAAACCTAAGGCAAGGGGAGCAACCAGCATAGTTTCGGCACCAAGGCCTGTGAGCGGTGTTAACGTGGAGAGTTTTTTCACCAGTCCATATATTGCAAAGGAGGTAGCTAGGGTTAAGGCAATCCATGGAACCCTTCCATACTGATAGGTTAGAAAGGCAACGCTAATAAGGGTAAGCCCTATGGCCACATTTTGCCACACATCGGAGCGTTCCCGAAAGACCAATCGCCCCAATAAAATTGTCAAAAGTGGATTAATGAAGTAGCCTAGGCTCGCCTCAACGATATGGTTGTTGTTTACCGCCCAAATGTAGAGTAGCCAGTTGGTGCTTATAAGGATTGAGGCCAGCCCTACAGCGAGGAAGCTCCGAAGACTTTTAAAAGCGAGTTTGAACTCGCCCCACTTTCGCATGCCACTAATAATGACAGCGAGAAAAAGAAAGGACCAAAAGATGCGATGTGCAAGAATATCGGTAGCAGGAATCTGCTTAATAGACTTCCAGTAAATGGGTAATATTCCCCATATACCGTAGGCTGCGATGGCGTAAAACACACCACTATGTTCTTTATTCGATGTTAACGAGGAAATGTGCTTTAGCATGGTAGCGAATAGTGCAAGGAGTCAGTAGTTTTGAGTTTGAAACGATGTAAAAGCACTAATTGCCAAGCATCACCGCAGTAAATTATTAATGCCATCTGCTATTATTCCCCTAGAATCGGTAACCAAAGGTTAAATAGGCTGCGGTGTTTCGAACATTTCCTGGAGTGTTTGAATTGAGTATGTCCGTCAGACCCCTCTTAACAATGCATCCAAATTGATACCCCATCGCTTCAAGGGAGATGCCATAGCTTAAACCATAATCGGAGCGGTTTATGTGGTTGTCAAAGTCGATGCTTTTTCCGCCAACATTGCCAGCGAAAGTGTAGCTATGGTACCCACCCAGAACAAGACACACTCGACCGTCAACCATATCGTTATTAATCAAAGCGAAGAGAAGATTGCAGGGGGTATTGAGTGCATGGGTACGCATGTTTCCGTTTGCCGTTTTACTGCCCATGGTCTCGTATTGAACCTCCGGCTGAAGGAATAACCTTTTGCTCAGCATTACTCGAGCATAAACACCTACTTGAGCTGCAAACAGGGCTTGCCCCTGAAAAAACTCATCGGGATAGTCTTGCTTACTTCTTCCTATTGCCCCTTTAATACCTGCGGTAAATCGTTTGGTCGATCCGTGTTTAGCAACATTAGAAAAGGCTTTAGATGGAACCAGAGATTCCTGTCCAGAGAATTGAACAACTGCTTCCAAAAGGAAATCGGTAACGGTTGCCATTCCATCGTAGTCGAGAAGATTGGCATCATCGCCGGGCTGATGGTAAGGCGACAGAGTCCCGGTGGTTGGGGCGATAGCAGGAATTCCTATTTTGCCGAAAGGATAGGTATCGGTTCTGTTTTCGATAGCAAACCCCATTTCGGTAAGTTCAATCCCATGTTTCCGAGCGAGATCTCCGAAAATAGCATTACCATTCTCAATAGTAGCCGATCCCTTAAGGTTTAATCTCTTATTTGCCTTTAGCATCCCCACCATATCCACGCCAATCATAAGCTTCACCTTGCCCATGGGAATTATGGAATCATTGACCAATGCGGTGGAGCCGTTGAGACCGCTCTCCTCCCCGTCGAAACCAATGATGATTACGCTTCGCTTAAGAATCGTTTTTTGCAACACAAGTAGCCTGCCCAATTCAATGATGGTGGCCACACCAGAGGCGTTATCGTCGGCGCCATTATACACAATATCTTTACCATTTACATGATCGTAGCCTATGTGATCGTAATGCGCACCGATTACGATACATTCGTTTTTTAGATTTGGATCGGAGCCCTCGATAATGCCAATAACATTATTACCAAAGGCACGAACAGGACCTTGCTTAAACGAAAATGGGTGAGAAAAACGTCCTTGGTATGGTTTTACACCAACGAGTTCGAGCTGCTTAGAGATGTAATTCGCCGCAACAAGGCCCTGTTTTGAACCAATAGCGCGCCCCATCATGGAATCGGCGGCTAGCGTATATACATGGTTCGAGAGCAGATCCTTGGAAGCAGCTGTTTGTGCCGAAGAGATGCTTCCCAGAGAGAGAGAAAGCCCGACTAGAATTACAAAACATTTTCTCATAGATGCAAAATTTACAGAGAGTTGGTGTTGGTAAGCGTTTGCTTGGATTAGAATACCTGATAGGACTCCATCTTGGCTATCGTAAATCAAAGTTAGCTATTTACTTGAATCGATGGACTGTTGGAATGAATTGTTTGGAAATCGTTTAGTCGCCACATAAAATAAAGTGTTGCTGGGAGAGAAATTCATGCGTTTGACGGATAACGATACATGCAGGACACTGACGCTTTTAGTTGCTCCTTACAATTTGTGCTTATCACTAATCACTTTTTACTACATTTACCCCAAGCAATGGGTCCCAAACAATCAACCGGCTTATGAACGAGAGAGAAAACAAAATAGACCAACTTACCGCCAAACTGGAAGAACTATCGAAAAGGCAAGGGCTTTTTCAACGAGATATTGACGCATTAAAAGAGGAGTTGGATATGCTTAGGTATGCCGAGCCCTCGTTTAAACCACAAGCAGAACAACCGTTGGTTGCGAAAGCACCTGAGGTATTAATCTCGGCAGAACCACCTAAGGTTGTTGTAGCGAGAACGATTACTCCTCCGGTAACAGAATCGGCAAAGGCGAAGAAAGTCTTTAACCTTGAGAAGTTTATTGGTGAAAACCTCATCAACAAGATAGGGATTGCCGTATTGGTGATTGGCGTTGCCATTGGTGCCAAATATGCCATTGAACACCAACTCATCAGCCCACTTACTCGCATTATACTAGGTTACCTAATGGGGCTAGGGTTGCTTGGAGTTGCCATTCGGCTCAAAAAGAACTACGAAAGTTTCAGCGCAGTGATTCTTAGCGGGGCCATGGCGATACTCTACTTTATCACCTTTGCCGCCTACTCGATATACCATCTTCTACCACAGGAACTAACTTTTGCAATAATGGTAATGCTCACAACCTTTACCGTTTTTGCAGCACTAAAGTATAGCATGCAGGTTATTGCTCACATTGGTTTGGTGGGCGCCTATGCAGTGCCATTTCTGCTGAGCAAAGGCGAAGGCAAGGTTGCAATTCTGTTTAGCTACATGGCAATAATAAACGCTGGGATCTTGGTAATTGGATTCCGTAAGTATTGGAAGGCACTATACTACTCCTCGTTTGCCATTACCTGGCTAATTTACATGAGTTGGATTGCTACAAAATATGATATGGCCCAACACTTTGGGTTGGCACTAACATTTTTAGCCATTTTCTTTGCCATATTTTACACCACCTTCTTGGCCTATAAGCTGAAGCGTCTCGAAAAGTTCGTAATCACCGACGTAGGCTTACTTCTCCTAAACTCTTTTCTTTTCTTCGGATTTGGTTACGGAATTCTGGTTGATCATCCGTTGGGTGGCCAGCTGCTAGGCATCTTTACGGTTATTAATGCGCTTATACATTTTGGTGTTTGTACGGTAATATATCGTTTAAAACTTGCCGACAGAAACATGTTTTACCTCATGGCTGGGCTCGTGTTAACCTTTATTACCATTGCCATTCCCGTGCAGCTGAATGGCAGCTGGGTTACCTTGGTTTGGGCCGGTGAAGCAGCATTGCTCTTTTGGATAGGCCGAACTAAAAACGTTACCGCTTACGAATGGATGTCCTATCCGCTCATTATCCTTGCATTCATAAGCATACTGCAAGACTGGCAGGGCGCTTATGGGCAGTATATGAGCACAATTGATTACACCCCTGTATTCAACATAAATGTACTTACGGCTATGCTCTTTGTTGCTGCCATGGGTTTTATTATACGGATAAATCATACCTACCAAGGTACACAGGAACCGAATGGGAAGGGTGGATCAGTATTTATTGCCATTGCGACTCCTGCCATCATGCTGATTGTGCTCTACTCTATCTTCAGTTTAGAAATATCGGAATACTGGAATAGACTATATGCGAGTTCCGCAATAGAGTTAAAGGAGGCAGGACTCGATTATGCTGAAACTTATTATAATAACGATTTGGGTTACTTCCGTACCATCTGGCAGATTATCTATTCCTTTGCGTTTTTCTCCATCCTTGCGCTGGTAAATATTCGGTGGTTTAAGCGGAAGAGTTTGGGATATGTGAGCTTGGTTCTCTTTGGTTATGCATTGCTTCTGTTTCTGTTCTACGGACTTTACATATTAAGTGAACTTCGCGACAGCTATATCCACAAGGAATTGGGGCTATATTTTAAGCACGGTGGTTTCAATGTTGG
This window harbors:
- the rarD gene encoding EamA family transporter RarD, with protein sequence MLKHISSLTSNKEHSGVFYAIAAYGIWGILPIYWKSIKQIPATDILAHRIFWSFLFLAVIISGMRKWGEFKLAFKSLRSFLAVGLASILISTNWLLYIWAVNNNHIVEASLGYFINPLLTILLGRLVFRERSDVWQNVAIGLTLISVAFLTYQYGRVPWIALTLATSFAIYGLVKKLSTLTPLTGLGAETMLVAPLALGFLLVQFSRADSVYSPITLTTVILIVLTGVVTSVPLLLFAQSAKRVPLSTLGFIQYLSPSLSLILGIFLYHERFTHIDMLSFGCIWVALAIYSLSRKDVLGRFRRG
- a CDS encoding M28 family peptidase, whose product is MRKCFVILVGLSLSLGSISSAQTAASKDLLSNHVYTLAADSMMGRAIGSKQGLVAANYISKQLELVGVKPYQGRFSHPFSFKQGPVRAFGNNVIGIIEGSDPNLKNECIVIGAHYDHIGYDHVNGKDIVYNGADDNASGVATIIELGRLLVLQKTILKRSVIIIGFDGEESGLNGSTALVNDSIIPMGKVKLMIGVDMVGMLKANKRLNLKGSATIENGNAIFGDLARKHGIELTEMGFAIENRTDTYPFGKIGIPAIAPTTGTLSPYHQPGDDANLLDYDGMATVTDFLLEAVVQFSGQESLVPSKAFSNVAKHGSTKRFTAGIKGAIGRSKQDYPDEFFQGQALFAAQVGVYARVMLSKRLFLQPEVQYETMGSKTANGNMRTHALNTPCNLLFALINNDMVDGRVCLVLGGYHSYTFAGNVGGKSIDFDNHINRSDYGLSYGISLEAMGYQFGCIVKRGLTDILNSNTPGNVRNTAAYLTFGYRF
- a CDS encoding DUF2339 domain-containing protein encodes the protein MNERENKIDQLTAKLEELSKRQGLFQRDIDALKEELDMLRYAEPSFKPQAEQPLVAKAPEVLISAEPPKVVVARTITPPVTESAKAKKVFNLEKFIGENLINKIGIAVLVIGVAIGAKYAIEHQLISPLTRIILGYLMGLGLLGVAIRLKKNYESFSAVILSGAMAILYFITFAAYSIYHLLPQELTFAIMVMLTTFTVFAALKYSMQVIAHIGLVGAYAVPFLLSKGEGKVAILFSYMAIINAGILVIGFRKYWKALYYSSFAITWLIYMSWIATKYDMAQHFGLALTFLAIFFAIFYTTFLAYKLKRLEKFVITDVGLLLLNSFLFFGFGYGILVDHPLGGQLLGIFTVINALIHFGVCTVIYRLKLADRNMFYLMAGLVLTFITIAIPVQLNGSWVTLVWAGEAALLFWIGRTKNVTAYEWMSYPLIILAFISILQDWQGAYGQYMSTIDYTPVFNINVLTAMLFVAAMGFIIRINHTYQGTQEPNGKGGSVFIAIATPAIMLIVLYSIFSLEISEYWNRLYASSAIELKEAGLDYAETYYNNDLGYFRTIWQIIYSFAFFSILALVNIRWFKRKSLGYVSLVLFGYALLLFLFYGLYILSELRDSYIHKELGLYFKHGGFNVGIRYIALALLGVLYFSIFKLLKEVLQNKALRVTYDIVLFTSIWWIASSELINLMDLFYFENPYRLALSIMWGIMALLFIIWGISKKRKHIRILAIAVAGITLIKLFAYDMSHFDTIAKTLAFVSLGILLLVISFLYNKYKHFIFDDNDTNP